TTCGACCGGGTCGATCGCCCGGGTGACGACGAGGTAGTCACGCAGCGCGATACCGTGCCGGTTCTCCTCGGCCGTCCAGCGATTCACCCACTGACCCCAGGCGCCGTCGAGGCCGAAGTTCATCGCGATCTCGCGGTGATACGACGGCAGGTTGTCCTCGGTCAGCAGGTTCTGCACCATCGCCGTCTGGGCCACCTCGGACAGCTTCGACTGTCCCGGCTCCCAGTCCTGGCCACCGAGCGCGTAGTAGTTCTTACCGTCCGACCACGGAATGAAGTCGTGCGGATTCCAGTCCTTGCGCATCCGCAGATGCCGGTTGAGATTCGCCTCCACGACCGGTTCGAGCTCGGTCAGCAGCTGCACTTGCGTCAGGTCCTTCGCCACGGCGTCCCCCAGATGTATGTGTCCACGGCGGTCACAGGTAAGTGTACGGGGTCCGCCGGCTGACACCGAAGCGACGCGCTCGAGCGGGCTAGATTGCGGTCGTGACCCGCACCCCCGCGGGCCGGTTCGCCCCGAGCCCGTCGGCCGATCTGCACATCGGCAACCTGCGCACCGCCGTCCTCGCCTGGCTCTTCGCCCGGTCCACCGGCCGGCGGTTCCTGATTCGCGTCGAGGACCTCGACTACCGCACGGACTCCGACATCGCCGCCCGCCAACTCGACGACCTCGCCGCGCTCGGACTGACGTGGGACGGGCCCGCCGAGTACCAGACGGCGCACCGTGAGCGCTACGACTCCGTCATCGAGCGGCTGATCCGCGACGACATGGTGTACGAATGCTATTGCAGCAGAAGAGATATCGCGCAGGCGCCGCGCGCCCCGCATGCACCACAGGGCGCCTACCCGGGCATCTGCCGCGATCTCACCGGCGCCGAACGCGCCGAACGCCGCCGCGAGACGGGCCGGCCGCCCGCGCTGCGGTTGCGCACCGACGTCATCACCTACACCGTCACCGACCTGCTGCACGGTCAGCACACCGGCATCGTCGACGACTTCGTGGTCCGCCGCGGTGACGGTGTGCCCGCCTACAACCTCGCGGTGGTCGTCGACGACGCGGCCGCGGGCATCGACCAGGTGGTGCGCGGCGACGACCTGCTCAGCTCCTCCCCACGGCAGGCCTACCTGGCCCGGCTACTGGGCCGGCCCCAACCCGTCTACGCCCACGTCCCGCTGGTGCTCAACGCCGACGGGGCGCGGCTGGCCAAACGCGACGGCGCGGTGACGCTCGCCGAGATCGGGGTGGGGAGGGCGTTCGCCCAGATCACCGCATCCCTGGGCTGGCCCGCCCGCGACCTCGGCGGGTTGCTGGCCGAGTTCGACCCGGCCCGGCTCCCGCGACAGCCGTGGATATACGTCCCCGACTGAGCAGAACCCTTCTGCGCCGACGGCCGGCTTGCTAGCGTCCGCCGGTGAGGTTTCTTCGAGCGCTCCTGCTGCTGCTCGCGGTGCTGGCCGTGGCGTCGTGTGGATCAGCCGGCGACGGCGGTGACGAACCGATAAAGGCGGCGGGAGTGCTGCGGGTCGGCACCGAAGGCGTGTACAGCCCGTTCAGCTACCACGACGCGTCAGGTCAGCTCGTCGGCTACGACGTCGACGTCGCGCGCGCGGTGGCCGACGAGATCGGTGTACGGGCCGAGTTCGTCGAGACGCCGTGGGATTCGATGTTCGCCGCACTCGAGGCGGACCGGTTCGACGTCGTCGCCAATCAGGTGACCATCAACGCCGAACGGCAGGCGAAATATGATCTCTCGCAACCCTATTCGGTGGGTGAAGGGGTCATCGTCACCCGTGCCGACGACAATTCGATCACCTCTCTCGACGACCTGAAGGGCAAGGTCGCCGCCGAGAACGCCACCAGCAACTGGTCAGAGGTCGCCCGCAAGGCCGGCGCGCGCGTGGAATCCGTCGAGGGGTTCAGCCAGGCCATCACGCTGCTCACCCAGGGCCGGGTGGACGTCGTCGTCAACGACAGCATCGCGGTGTACGCCTACCTGGCCGAGACCGGCGACAAGTCGGTCAAGATCGCGGGCACCGTCGGCGAGAAGAGCGAGCAGGGCTTCGCCGCGCGCAAGGACAGCGGCATGCTGCCCGAACTCAACCGGGCCCTCGACGCCCTGCGCGCCGACGGCACGCTGGCGGCGATATCGCAGAAATACCTCAACGCCAACGCCTCCGGCGCACCCGCGTCCGCCGAGGCCGTCCCCCGGTCCACGTGGCAGCTGATCGGTGACAACCTGTGGCCACTGGCGCGGGCGGCGTTGACCATGACGATCCCGCTGACGATCATCAGCTTCGCGATCGGGCTGGTGATTGCGCTCGGGGTTGCCCTGGCGCGGCTGTCGTCGAACATCGTGCTCAGCAACGCCGCCCGCTTCTACATCTCGATCATCCGCGGCACCCCGCTGCTGGTGCAGTTGTTCATCGTGTTCTTCGCGCTGCCGGAGTTCGGGGTGCGCATCGACCCGTTCCCCGCCGCGGTGATCGCGTTCTCGCTCAACGTCGGTGGCTATGCGGCGGAGATCATCCGCTCGGCGATCCAGTCGATACCGAAGGGCCAGTGGGAGGCCGCCGAGACCATCGGGATGAACTATGCGACGTCCCTGCGCCGGATCGTGCTGCCCCAGGCCGCCCGGGTGGCCGTGCCGCCGCTGTCGAATACGCTGATATCGCTGGTCAAGGACACGTCGCTGGCCTCGACGATCCTGGTGACCGAACTTCTGCGGCAGGCGCAGATCATCGCGGCGCCGACGTTCGAGTTCTTCGCGCTCTACGGCACCGCGGCGGTGTACTACTGGGTGATCTGCCTGGCGTTGTCGTTCGGTCAGGGCCGCATCGAACGCCGGCTGGAAAGGTACGTGGCGAGATGACCGACGATCGGGTGGTCGCAGAAGGCGTGTACAAGGCCTTCGACGACAACGAGGTACTCAAAGGGGTGTCGTTCCGGGTCGCCGCCGGATCGGTGACCACGATCATCGGGCCGTCGGGCTCCGGTAAGACGACGCTGCTGCGGGCGCTCAACGCGCTCGACGTCCCCGATGCCGGCGTCATCCGGGTCGGCGACGTGGAGTTGGACTTCTCCACACCGGTGCCGAAGGACCAGTTGCGGCGCTACCGGATGCAGAGCGGGTTCGTGTTCCAGTCCCACAACCTGTTCCCGCACAAGACGGTGCTGCAGAACGTCACCGAGGGCCCGATCGTCGTGCAGAAGCAGCCGAAGGAGGCGGCCGAGGCGGCGGCGGTCGAGCTGCTGACCCAGGTCGGGTTGGCGGAGAAACGCGACCAGTATCCGTATCAGCTCTCCGGCGGACAGCAGCAGCGGGTCGGGATCGCCCGGGCGCTGGCATTGCGGCCGAAGGTCGTGCTGTTCGACGAGCCGACCTCCGCGCTCGATCCCGAACTGGTCGGCGAAGTGCTCTCTGTCATCAAGGATCTCGCCGTCGAGGGGTGGACGCTCGTCGTCGTCACGCACGAGATCCAATTCGCGCGGCAGGTGTCGAATCAGGTGTTGTTCACCGACCGCGGCGTCATCCTCGAGCAGGGCCCGCCCGACGCGGTGATCGGAGATCCGAAGGAGGAGCGGACGCGTCAATTCCTGCAGCGCATCCTCAACCCGCTGTAGTTCTCCTGCGCGAGCGCGCGGATTTGTCCGCAAACTGGCGGCGTGTTGCGTACAGACACGCGCGGTCGCGGAGAAGGTGACTTTCTACGGCGTGAGTTCTTTGACGCCCCAGGGTGATCCGTAGGCCGTCAGCAGCTCCAGGAACGGCACCGCGTCGAACGCCTCCGGGCCGAGCACACCCGCACCACTCCAGGTTCCGTTGGCCAGAAGCTCCAGTGCGACAACGGGATTGATCGCCGTCTGCCAGACGACGCACTGGTGGCCGTATTCGGCCATCGACCACTCGTTGTCGACGACGTGGTACAGGTACGTCGACCGGGGCTCGCCGTCCTTGCCGGTCCCGGTCACCCACAGCCCCGCGCACGTCTTACCCGTCATCTTGGGGCCGAGCGTGGCCGGGTTGGGCAGGCAGGCGGCGACCACGTCGCGCGGGCTGACCTCGACCCGGCCTTTGTCGCTGCCCACTTTCACCGTGTCGGTGCGGTCCAGTCCCAGCTTGTGCAGCGTCTTGAGGACGTCGATGAACTCAGCACCCAGGCCGTATTTGAACGTCGCGCGTTGGCACGTGACCCAACGTGGCATCAGCAGCACCTCCTCGTGCTCGACGTTCACGCACTCGACCGGGCCGATGCCCTCGGGAAAGTCGAAAACCTCAGGCTCGCTGAAGGGTTCGGTGACGAACCAACCGCGGTCGGCCTCCCAGATGACCGGCGGGTTCAGGCACTCCTCGATCGTCGTCCAGATGGAGAACGACGGCGCGAAGTCGTAGCCCTCGACGGCGAGGTTCGCCCCGTCACGGGTGCCGAGCTCCTCGATATCGGAGAACAGGTGGTCCGCGGCGTAGCGCGCGAATACGTCGGACAGGCCCGGTTCCACGCCGATACCGACCAGGGCCAGGCGGCCGGCCGCGGTCCAGTCCGCCTCGGCGGCGAACTGCTCGTCGCCGAGCTTCACCCCGGTCAACGCGTACGGCTGGTCGGGGTGGCGGCGCGACAGGCTCATCGCCATGTCGAGGTAGTGCGCGCCGCCCACGAGCGCACCGTTGAAGATCGGCATCACGAAGCGCGGGTCGACGGCGTTCATCACATGGGTGACCGCGTGCTCGCGCACCAGCGCGGCGACCGCATCTGCCGACGTCGCGTCGACCTGCGCGGAGACGAACCGCGGGTCACCCACCGCGTCGGCGGCGTGGCGCGCCCGGCCCTCGTCGTAATCGCAGACGACGACCATCTCGAAGAAGTCGCGGCGCGCGGCGATCGCACAGAAGGCCGATCCGACGCCCCCGGCACCCACCAACAGGATTCGCATGCCCGGCACCCTAATACGCAATCCGAAGTATCGCGCCGGTTCGACGACGGTTTACGTAGACAAAGCCGCTATATCGCGACGGAAAGCGTCTCCATCCCGCGCAGGGTGAGGTTCGGCTTGTAGACCGGTTCGGCGGCCAGCCGGGCCCCGGGGAACCGTGCCGTCACCGCCGACAGCGCGACCGCGGCCTCCAACCGGGCCAGCGGCGCGCCGAGGCAGAAGTGCGGCCCCTTGCCGAACCCGAGGTGGCGGATCTGCGCCCGATCGGGATTGAATTCCCCGGCCCGGTCGAACGCGGCCGGGTCGCGGTGCGCCGCGGCCACCAACAGCAGCATGCTGTCGCCCTCGGGCACCGCCATGCCGTTGACCGTCATGTCCTCGGCCGCGATGCGGGCGACCAGCTGCACCGGCGGGTCGTACCGCAGCGTCTCCTCCGCCACCGCCGACACCCGCTGCGGATGCGCCGCCAGCTGCGCCCACTGCCCGGGGTCGCGCAGCATCGCCAGGATCGCGTTGGCGATCAGGTTGACCGTCGTCTCGTGGCCGGCCACCAACAGCAGGTTGCAGGTCGCGACGATCTCGTCCTCGGTGAGCTGGTCGCCGGCCTCCTCGGCGGCGATCAGCCCGGAGATCAGATCGTCGCGCGGCTCCACCCGGCGCTTGGCGATCAGTTCGCGCAGGTAGCCGCGCAGCCAGAGGCCCGCCTCCAGCCGCTGCTCAAAACCCTGCGCAGCCTGTCCGGTGACGGTCACGAACGGATCGAGCGACTGGGCGAGCAGCGCCGACGCGCTGCTGAACCGCGGTTCGTCTTCCAGCGGCACGCCGAGCAGACGGCAGATCACCGCCACCGGAAGCGGATATGCGAGGTCGGCGACGACGTCGAACTCGCCCTTGGCCTCGACCGCGTCCAGCAGTGAATCCACCAGCGACACGATGCCCGGTTCCAGCGCCTTGACCACCCTGGGCACGAACGCCGAACTGACGAGCCGGCGCAACCGCGTGTGGTCCGGCGGGTCGAGGAACAGGAACCCGGGAGCCCCGAACGGCCGTGCGGCCGCACCCGCGGCGACCTCGCGCTGCGCGACGGTCGACTTCAGCCGGTCACTGGCCGACGCCGGATGTCGCAGCACCTCGTCGCAATCGGCGAACGCGGAGAACACCACCAGGTTGGCCGAGGGCAGCGCCAGCGGTCCGGCGGCTCGCAGGTCGGCGTAGAGCGGATACGGATCGGCCCGGTTGGCCGGGTCGAGAAGGCGACCCAGCAGCGTCTGGGTGTCCGCGGTCGTCATGCAAGCCATTGTGCAGAAGGACGACCCGCCGCAGGTCAGCCGTAGTAGCGCCCCAGAACATGATCGCGCAGCGCGTCGAATTCACCGGCGACGATGGCCGCGCGGATCTGGTCGACCAGGCGGACGACGAAGCGTTCGTTGTGGATGGTGCACAGCGTAGAGGCCAGCATCTCCTTGGCCTTGAACAGGTGGTGGATGTAGGCGCGGGTGTAGTGCGCGCAGGTGTAGCAGTCGCATTCGGCGTCGATCGGGGTGAAGTCGCGGCGGTAGCGCGCACCGGTGATGTTGTAGCGCCCGGTCGCCGAGTACACCGCGGCGTTGCGGGCCACCCGCGACGGCGACACACAGTCGAACGTGTCGGCGCCGGCGGCCACCGCCGCGAAGAGGTCGTCGGGCTCGCTGATACCGAGGAGGTGGCGTGGCTTGTCGTCGGGCAGTTCGTCGGTGACCCAGCCGACGATGGTGGCGAGGTTCTGCTTCTCCAGCGCGCCGCCGATGCCGAACCCGTCGAAGCCCAGTTCCGCCAGCCCGCGTGCCGCCTGCCTGCGCAGGTCCTCGTACTGGGCACCCTGCACGACGCCGAACAGCGCCTGGTCCGGTTTGTGCGACCGTTCCCCGCGCAGGCGGCGGTGTTCGGCCAGGCAGCGCACCGCCCACTCGTGGGTGCGCTGCACCGACTGTTCCTGATAGCCACGGGTGTTGACCAACGTCGTCAACTCGTCGAAGGCGAAGATGATGTCGGCACCCAGTTGATGCTGGATGCCGATCGACACCTCGGGGGTGAACCGGTGGGTGCTGCCGTCGAGGTGCGAGCGGAACGTCACACCGTCGTCGTCGACGTGGGCCAAACGTTCCTTACCCTCTGCGATGACGTCGTCGGTCTGCAGCCGTTCGGTGTCCATCGCGAGCACCTTCTTGAACCCCACGCCCAGCGACATCACCTGGAAGCCACCGCTGTCGGTGAACGTGGGGCCGGGCCAGTTCATGAACGCGCCGAGCCCGCCTGCGGCGTCGACGATGTCGGATCCCGGTTGCAGATACAGGTGATAGGCATTGGCGAGAACCGCCTGAGCGCCAAGCTCTTTCATCGTCTCCGGCAGTACCGCCTTGACGGTCGCCTGGGTGCCGACGGCGATGAACGCCGGTGTGTGGATGTCTCCGTGGGGGGTGCGGATCACCCCGACCCGGCCGCGTTGTCCGGGAAGTTCGGCCTCGACGGTGAAGAACTGCTGATCCACGGGAGACATTCAACAGGATCGACGGGCGGGCCCCCCGGCGCCGCCGGAGTTGGCCCAATCACTGTTTCGGATTCAGCGCGTCCGCCCATACTGCATGGCGACGGTCCGCCTTACGGAGACGGGCCGCGCGACAGAAGGAGAACAGTGTGAAGCGTGGTTTCCTGGTGAGCGTGAGCGGCGCGGCGATCGTCATCGCCGGCCTGGCGGGTTGTTCCTCGGACAGCGGTTCGTCGGAGTCGACGACGTCCGCGGAGTCGAGTGACACCGCCACCGCCAGCGCATCGGCGGAGGCCACCTCGGCCCCCGGTGGCGCGAAGGTCATCATCGACGGTCAGGATCAGGCCATCCAGGGCACCGTCGCGTGCACCTCGATGGGCGGCAACGTCAACATCGCGATCGGCCAGGCCACCACCGGTATCGGCGCCGTGGTGACCGAAGCCGATCCGCCCGCCGTGCAATCGGTCGGCCTGGGCAACATCAACGGCGTGACGCTCGGCTTCCAGCAGGGCACCGGCCAGGGCAACGCCGAGGTGGAGAAGGACGACAAGACCTACAACATCAAGGGCAATGCGACCGGCATCGACATGGCCAACCCGCTGCAGCCGGTGACCAAACCGTTCGAGATCGAGGTCACCTGCCCGTAGTTCCGCCCCGACGCAGTGACGGCGGCGGCCCTGCGGGGCGGCCGCCGTCTTTGTTTCTGCAAACAACACTGTGCACCGTGTTTGCTGTGCGGTAGCCTTCGACGCGGCGCGATCGCGCCGATACTTCCCCAGGGGGCTCGTTCGTGGCAAAGCATCGCAAACGGCGTCGGCCGCATCTCACGCCGGTTGTCGTCGCCGGCGCCACGGCCGGGATGTCGACGGTGTTGGCACTCGGACACGCGACCAACGCGACCGCGGCCACCATCCCCACCGCGGACACGGTGATCGGCGTCGGTGGCTGGAGGAATCCGACGAGCGATCGGATCCCGAACAAGTTCCAGGGCAAGCTGGTCCCCCCGGGCCAGGATTTCGTCGGCGTGCAGTACCCGGCGCAGCTGCCCGTCGACCCGAGCGTGGCCGAGGGCCAGGCACCGCTGGGTGAAGCGGTCGACGGCGCCGCGGGCTCCGTGCTGATCGTCGGCTACTCCGAGGGGTCACTGGTCGCCGAGCAGTACAAGCGCGCACTGGTCGCCGCCGGTGCGCCGAACAGCGGGAACATCGCGTTCCTGTTCATCGCCGCCCCGACCGTCCCCAACGGCGGCATCTACTCCCGCTTCCCGGATCTGCGGATCCCCGGCTTCACGAGCACCGGTGCGGCTGCGCCGTCGCCGTACGACGAGACCTTCGTGACGCTCGAATACGACCTGATCGCCGACTTCCCGGCCTACGCCAACCCGCTGTCGCTGGCCAACGCCGTGCTGGGCCTCGCGTACTTCCACGGCGACCAGGGGCCTGACAACGTCGACCTGGAGAACGCCCCGCAGTCGGTGAAGGTGGTGACCAGCGAAGCCGGAGGCACCGACACCTACGTGCTCATCCGCGCCGTGAACCTCCCGCTGTTGCAACCGATCCGCGACGTGGCAGCGCTCACCGGAACCACGGCCGTGGTCGAACCGTTCGTCGGTGCCGTGGAGCCCACCCTGCGACTTCTCGTCGACATGGGCTACACCGACCGCGACTACCGCACCATCGGGGTGGACGAGCAGGCGGACTACCAGGACGCCGACCGGCCGACGCCGTTCTCCGTCTTCACCCCGGCCGACCGAATCGTCGAGACCGCCAATGCGCTGCCCGACGCCCTGCGTGACGGCGCGCAGAACGTCACCGGAGCCCTACCGGCAGCGCCGACGACCCCGACGACCAAGACGACCCCGACGACCAAGGCGGCGAAGACGACCGGCTCTGATGCGCGCAAGCAGGCCGCCGAGAGCGAAGACGACAGCGACGGCAAGACCAACGTCAAGCGGAATACCCTGTTACGCAAGGTGTTCGGCGGCGTCACACCGAAGCGCGGCAGCGGTACCGCACCGGCGGCAGATCCCGAACCGTCGCCGCAGGCGGAGTCGGCCGGAACCGCGGCCGAGCCGAACGACGCACCCGCGGCCTGACCCGCTCAGGCTCGCGACGCCGAGCTGTTCTCGGCGTACAGGTGCACCAGGCCGGAGGCCACCGCGAACCGCGGCCCGTGCACGCCGTCGATGTTCGCCCGGCCCACCACGATTCGCGCGGCGCGTAGCGATTCACCGACCGTGCGCAGCAGTTCGTCGTCGAGCGCTCCGCCGCCCGCGAGCACCAACGCGATCGGCGACTCCTCGAAGGTGGACAGGCACCGCGCGATGTTCGCCGCGACGGTCTCCTGCTTGATCGCCAACCGCAGGCTGCGCCACTCCTCGGCGGCCAGCCGGTGGCTGAACGGCACCAGGCCCGCACTGCCGCGGGTGCACAACCGGCCGATCGCGTCGGCGGGCGCCGGGCTGTCGAGGAACACCCGGCGTCCGTCCTCCTCGTGGGCGACGTGCGGACCCTCCACCCGCAGCGCCGGTGTCCGTTTCACCCGTTCGGCCAGCGCCCGCGGGATGCCCAGCACCCGCGACACCGCCGTGGTGATCGTCTCCCCCGCACCTGCTGCGGTGACGGTGCGGCCCTGACCGATCAGATCGACTGTGCCGCCGCCGATGTCGCAGACCACCGCTCCGGGCGGCAAACCCGGTGTCGTGTGCGCACCCCGCGCGGCGGCGGCCGGTTCACTGGAGATCGTCGTGGCGGGCCGGCCGGTCAGCGCCGAAAGCGTTGCGGCGGCATCGGTGACGGGTTCGGCGGCCAGCAGTGCCACGACGGTGCCGCGGGCGTCGGCGACCCCGCGGCGCAGCCACGCACCGTTGTCGATCGCGGCGAGGTCGGTGAAGAACGCATCGTCGGTCGCAATGCCCTCCGCCGCGACGGGCACCGCGCGCAGCCGCACCCCGACCGCGCTGCCCGGCGGCTCCAGCCGCAGGACACCGTGGGCCGCAGCGGGTGCGTACCGGACGATCTCACCGCCGACGCGGCAGTCGACGTAGTCGTCGTCCACCGCAGGCGGATCGGGCGGCCCGGTGCGTGCGGTGACGGCGATCGCGGGGGCGTCGGCCAACTCCCTGGTGAACTCGGCGACATCGCGCAGCCGGTCGTGGCCCAGCTGCAGCGCCGCCGACAGGGCGATGGGATCCGCCATGGCACGGTAGGCCCGCCCTTCGGCAACCACCTCCACGGCGATGAGCGCACCCCGCTGCACACCCTCGAGGTCCACCTCGTCGACCACCGGGACGTCGATCGGGATGCGGTTGCGGATCAGCACCGCATCGTCCTGGGCGGCCAGCACACCGGCGATGCACCAGCCTCGCGCCACGGCATCGCTGACGGCCTGGGCGGCGACTTCGAAATCCGTTGCGGCGGAGACGGATACAATCACCGGCTCGGGCTTCGCCGGTCCGGTCAGATCGGCCAGCGGCACATGCCTGCCGACTCCGTAGCCCGCACCTGCCGGGGTGCTGGCATCGGGACGGCGCAGGCTGCGCACCGGCGCGCGAGGCGACACCGCGGGAGCGAGTGGGGCGGTCGCCGTGTCGACCGGGCGGATCGTCGCGAGCACCACCTCGTCGACCCGCACCTGCGCGTCGACCTCGAGTCGGTGCAGCAGCGCCGCGGCGCCCTCCAGCGAGTCCGCCGAACCCTTCCGCCCGCGGGTCGGCGCCTGCCCGTGGACCAGCGCCTCGACCCTGCCGTCGTCGACACGGGCGAGGACGATCTCGGTGGTGTGGTTGCCGACGTCGACCCCGGCCACCACAACCGAATCGCGGCTCACCGCAGCAGGCCTCGCCGGGCGTAGACGTCGGCTGCCTGACGCACCAGTTCCGCGCACCGCGACGCACCACGGGTCTCCAGCGACACCTGCAAGGCCGCCAGTTCGGCGGCGGTCGACCGGTGCGGGCGCAGCGCCTCGTAGAGACCCATCACCGCCTCGTCGTCGATGACGGCCAATTCCGCTGCGCGCAGGAAATTCTCGGCCAGCTGAGGGTTGCCGTGCTCCTCCGCGACGACGGCCTGATAGGCGAGCGTGGTGGGGTCCATCCGCAGGTCGGCCAGTGTCAGTTTGCCGTCGATCGCGGCAGCCACGGTGAATCTCTCGGGGGCGGACTCATACTCGGTCATACTCGTTTGGCCTCCACGGTGATCGGCGCCTGCCCGGGTTCACAGGCCTGGCGTTCCAGCGCCACCAACGCCACGGCGCGGGCATGGTAGCGGGCGGAGATGGATTCGTCGGTGCCGCCGGCGAGGATCGGCAGCGGGGCCATCCCCTTGGCGTGCCGGGCGGCGTTGCGGCCCAACTCGCGGTACATCTTCGCGGTGAGCAACGGCGCGACGCTGAACAGTTCGAGGTTGGCCAGCGGCGCCAGGTCCCGCCGGTGGATGAGTGCGGTTCCCTTGCCCTGCAGTCCGATTGCGATCCCGGAGCCGGATAGCCGGGCGGCGGTCAGGCCGATCAGCCCGACGTCGATGGTCGAGCGGATCCGGACGAGGCGCGGGACGCATCCCTCCTCCTCGAGCCCGGCGGAGATCTGGCGAAGCACCTCACCGACCGTCAGACCGCACAGTGTCAGCCACACCGAACGGCCGAGCGCCGGCGACAGCCCGATGCAGACCTCGCGGGGATCGCTGCCCTGGCGGGCCGGTTCGATGTCGGACAAGACCAGGTGACCCTGATGCTCGGCCTGATCGGCGGTGAGTTCGGCGGCCGTGCGGGCCTGGCGGATGTCGTCGATCTCCACGCGGCGCGCCTCGGTGAGCGAGTACCCGGTGCCGGGCCCGGCGTAGTCGTTCGGATCGGTGATCTTCGACAGCACGCGGAACTGCTCGTCGAAGATGGCCGAGGTCTGCAACTGGTCGCCGCGCAGGCGTTCTCGGGTCAATTGCATGATCGCCTCGGCCTCCGGGGTGTAACCGGTGCGGTGCAGTGCGGCAACGACGTCGAACACCGTGAGCTGCCTGGCCTCGATCGCGGTGGCCGCCTCGGCGACCGCCTTCGGGTCACCGGCGGGCAGATCCCGCGAATCGTTGGCGACCACGACCGCGTCGATCCGGTCATCCTCGAAGTCGGCCAGGCCGAGGTCACGGTAGACCGCCTGCACCGCCGTCGCCGCCCGCCTGCGCACGCGCGCGAGATGTTCGGGCGACACGGTGCGCAGACCCCCGTCGGCGCCCCAGTCGCGCTGCAGCACCAGGAAGTCGTCAATATCGTCGGCGTTGAAGTTCGACAACGCAAAAGCGTTGTCGTAGCGGGGAATCGAGCCGAAGCCGGAGAAGATGAAGTCGGCGCCGGCCAGCAGCACCGGCAGCGTGTGGGCGCTGCGGCGGATGTCCGATTCGGAGATCAGGTTGTCGTTGCCCGCACACG
Above is a window of Mycolicibacterium baixiangningiae DNA encoding:
- a CDS encoding ABC transporter permease subunit (The N-terminal region of this protein, as described by TIGR01726, is a three transmembrane segment that identifies a subfamily of ABC transporter permease subunits, which specificities that include histidine, arginine, glutamine, glutamate, L-cystine (sic), the opines (in Agrobacterium) octopine and nopaline, etc.) — protein: MRFLRALLLLLAVLAVASCGSAGDGGDEPIKAAGVLRVGTEGVYSPFSYHDASGQLVGYDVDVARAVADEIGVRAEFVETPWDSMFAALEADRFDVVANQVTINAERQAKYDLSQPYSVGEGVIVTRADDNSITSLDDLKGKVAAENATSNWSEVARKAGARVESVEGFSQAITLLTQGRVDVVVNDSIAVYAYLAETGDKSVKIAGTVGEKSEQGFAARKDSGMLPELNRALDALRADGTLAAISQKYLNANASGAPASAEAVPRSTWQLIGDNLWPLARAALTMTIPLTIISFAIGLVIALGVALARLSSNIVLSNAARFYISIIRGTPLLVQLFIVFFALPEFGVRIDPFPAAVIAFSLNVGGYAAEIIRSAIQSIPKGQWEAAETIGMNYATSLRRIVLPQAARVAVPPLSNTLISLVKDTSLASTILVTELLRQAQIIAAPTFEFFALYGTAAVYYWVICLALSFGQGRIERRLERYVAR
- the tgt gene encoding tRNA guanosine(34) transglycosylase Tgt, producing MSPVDQQFFTVEAELPGQRGRVGVIRTPHGDIHTPAFIAVGTQATVKAVLPETMKELGAQAVLANAYHLYLQPGSDIVDAAGGLGAFMNWPGPTFTDSGGFQVMSLGVGFKKVLAMDTERLQTDDVIAEGKERLAHVDDDGVTFRSHLDGSTHRFTPEVSIGIQHQLGADIIFAFDELTTLVNTRGYQEQSVQRTHEWAVRCLAEHRRLRGERSHKPDQALFGVVQGAQYEDLRRQAARGLAELGFDGFGIGGALEKQNLATIVGWVTDELPDDKPRHLLGISEPDDLFAAVAAGADTFDCVSPSRVARNAAVYSATGRYNITGARYRRDFTPIDAECDCYTCAHYTRAYIHHLFKAKEMLASTLCTIHNERFVVRLVDQIRAAIVAGEFDALRDHVLGRYYG
- a CDS encoding lipoprotein LpqH — translated: MKRGFLVSVSGAAIVIAGLAGCSSDSGSSESTTSAESSDTATASASAEATSAPGGAKVIIDGQDQAIQGTVACTSMGGNVNIAIGQATTGIGAVVTEADPPAVQSVGLGNINGVTLGFQQGTGQGNAEVEKDDKTYNIKGNATGIDMANPLQPVTKPFEIEVTCP
- the gluQRS gene encoding tRNA glutamyl-Q(34) synthetase GluQRS, with amino-acid sequence MTRTPAGRFAPSPSADLHIGNLRTAVLAWLFARSTGRRFLIRVEDLDYRTDSDIAARQLDDLAALGLTWDGPAEYQTAHRERYDSVIERLIRDDMVYECYCSRRDIAQAPRAPHAPQGAYPGICRDLTGAERAERRRETGRPPALRLRTDVITYTVTDLLHGQHTGIVDDFVVRRGDGVPAYNLAVVVDDAAAGIDQVVRGDDLLSSSPRQAYLARLLGRPQPVYAHVPLVLNADGARLAKRDGAVTLAEIGVGRAFAQITASLGWPARDLGGLLAEFDPARLPRQPWIYVPD
- a CDS encoding saccharopine dehydrogenase family protein → MRILLVGAGGVGSAFCAIAARRDFFEMVVVCDYDEGRARHAADAVGDPRFVSAQVDATSADAVAALVREHAVTHVMNAVDPRFVMPIFNGALVGGAHYLDMAMSLSRRHPDQPYALTGVKLGDEQFAAEADWTAAGRLALVGIGVEPGLSDVFARYAADHLFSDIEELGTRDGANLAVEGYDFAPSFSIWTTIEECLNPPVIWEADRGWFVTEPFSEPEVFDFPEGIGPVECVNVEHEEVLLMPRWVTCQRATFKYGLGAEFIDVLKTLHKLGLDRTDTVKVGSDKGRVEVSPRDVVAACLPNPATLGPKMTGKTCAGLWVTGTGKDGEPRSTYLYHVVDNEWSMAEYGHQCVVWQTAINPVVALELLANGTWSGAGVLGPEAFDAVPFLELLTAYGSPWGVKELTP
- a CDS encoding cytochrome P450, with amino-acid sequence MTTADTQTLLGRLLDPANRADPYPLYADLRAAGPLALPSANLVVFSAFADCDEVLRHPASASDRLKSTVAQREVAAGAAARPFGAPGFLFLDPPDHTRLRRLVSSAFVPRVVKALEPGIVSLVDSLLDAVEAKGEFDVVADLAYPLPVAVICRLLGVPLEDEPRFSSASALLAQSLDPFVTVTGQAAQGFEQRLEAGLWLRGYLRELIAKRRVEPRDDLISGLIAAEEAGDQLTEDEIVATCNLLLVAGHETTVNLIANAILAMLRDPGQWAQLAAHPQRVSAVAEETLRYDPPVQLVARIAAEDMTVNGMAVPEGDSMLLLVAAAHRDPAAFDRAGEFNPDRAQIRHLGFGKGPHFCLGAPLARLEAAVALSAVTARFPGARLAAEPVYKPNLTLRGMETLSVAI
- a CDS encoding amino acid ABC transporter ATP-binding protein yields the protein MTDDRVVAEGVYKAFDDNEVLKGVSFRVAAGSVTTIIGPSGSGKTTLLRALNALDVPDAGVIRVGDVELDFSTPVPKDQLRRYRMQSGFVFQSHNLFPHKTVLQNVTEGPIVVQKQPKEAAEAAAVELLTQVGLAEKRDQYPYQLSGGQQQRVGIARALALRPKVVLFDEPTSALDPELVGEVLSVIKDLAVEGWTLVVVTHEIQFARQVSNQVLFTDRGVILEQGPPDAVIGDPKEERTRQFLQRILNPL